Proteins found in one Miscanthus floridulus cultivar M001 chromosome 4, ASM1932011v1, whole genome shotgun sequence genomic segment:
- the LOC136548104 gene encoding vegetative cell wall protein gp1-like — protein sequence MGWPGPARPASAGPAGPGLPPSSLLLPSPRPSADGSTSPPPPSSYGPAPPRPAQPQHTPTPGRTLTPPPTLSLPHRRTLLSLGSRPVPHLASSPLSLAPSLLHDSPAGCAAAGSSPPAATSQSPTSTPTRHRTPYRSRSWSRVGIATRSPQRLPAPLSLPHECTTRLPAGHRTLPTRLRGPQRRAANGGYRRLTAPHCRRRWPPPPHCHALLLLPMPPLHGSGLLIAHPPRI from the coding sequence atgggctggcccggcccggcccggcctgcATCAGCCGGCCCGGCAGGGCCCGGCCTCcccccctcctcactcctcctcccctccccgcGGCCCAGCGCGGATGGCTCAACGTCCCCTCCTCCCCCCTCCTCATATGGCCCCGCGCCCCCGCGGCCCGCGCAGCCGCAGCACACTCCCACCCCCGGCCGAACCCTAACCCCACCGCCTACCCTCTCCCTCCCCCACCGCCGCACTCTGCTCTCTCTCGGCTCTCGCCCAGTCCCTCACCTCGCCTCCTCCCCGCTCTCGCTCGCTCCCTCTCTTCTTCACGACTCACCGGCGGGGTGCGCCGCCGCGGGCTCCTCTCCTCCTGCTGCCACCTCCCAGTCTCCCACCTCCACTCCAACCCGCCACCGCACTCCCTACCGCTCGCGGTCGTGGTCGCGAGTCGGCATCGCGACTCGCTCGCCACAACGCCTCCCCGCCCCACTCTCTCTCCCGCACGAGTGCACGACTCGCCTCCCTGCCGGCCACCGCACTCTCCCAACTCGCCTCCGCGGCCCCCAGCGGCGAGCCGCCAACGGTGGCTACCGCCGCCTCACCGCCCCGCACTGCCGCCGACGGTGGCCACCTCCTCCTCACTGCCACGCGCTGCTGCTCCTCCCTATGCCTCCTCTGCACGGATCCGGCCTCCTCATCGCTCATCCTCCGCGTATCTAG